GCCTTGCAAAGCAACCACACAGCAGAATACAGACCCCTTACATTCCAGTAAAGAAACTCTTGCTGCAGAAGACCATTCTGAAAAGCAACCCCTATTTCAGAACGTTACCCTTTCTGAACCATCCAACAACATAACAGTACAACAGGTATCTAAAGAGGCGCTGACTATGAAAGAGCCCGTTAAATCTCAAGAACTTGCTGAAGAGCAGCCCTTTTCTCAAGCATCTGCCCTTTCTGAGTTTACAAAGGGAGTCACAGCACAACAGGTAGATGAGGAAGCACATTCCATTCAGAAGACAGTTTTTACGGGAGATGTTGTTGAAGAGGGACTTCTTACCCAAAtctttactgtttctgaaacTCCCCTGAGCTCAGGACAACAGACAAGCAACGAGGCATTCAATTCACCTTTCGTCACAAAGGAGGTTGCTGAAGAGGAGTCTCTTTCCCAATACTCTGCTATCTCTAGTCAAAGTAGACCTAAATGCCCAGTGGTGAGGCTGATGCGGCTAAGTCAGGATATTGTGGAAAGCTCTAGTGTAATTTTGTCACCAAAATGTAGGGATCCTTTTTCAGAGATGGAAAGTGGAACAGCATCATCCTGTCCAAGTAACAGCAGTGAGTTTGTTTCCTTGTTCTCTAATAAAGCACTTGCATTAAGTCCCGTCTTTCCTAAACGGTCCCCTTGCAGGCTGGGCTTGACTCCTCGCAGACTCTTTCAAGGAGAGAACTTAACTTCTGATCCAATGGTACAGGAAATAGATGATCAATGCTCACACTCTTCAGAGAGTGCTGAGCTTGATAGTACCATGTTGCCCTATTCACTCCAGGCTGAAACATTTAAGGATAAAACTGCAACAAATTTTGTGAGATTGGAAGAAAAGAATACATTATTTAACGGGGACACCACAGGAATGCAGACTGGAGATAGTAGTAGAGGTCTGGACTCTAAGGGACAAACTGGCAGTACTGTACACTATTATTGGGGAGTGCCATTTTGTCCAAAAGGGGAGGACCCAAATCTATACACTCAGGTAATACTCTGTCAACTAGAGGTGTATGAGAAAAGCTTGAAGAAAGCTCAGAGCAAACTTTTGCAAAAGATGAATTTTGGAGAACCAGTACACTTGTCTGCTCCGCCTTTACGTCGTAGTGAGAGGGGAAAATCAGACAGCCAGGACAGCTTAAACCAAGAATCTGAGGATTTAAAAGATGATGATACACCAAGGCCAGTAGATAACGAGGAAGAGGATTCCGAGAAGCAACTGAACCAATGTGTTTCAAGCAGGCAGCCTTCAGAAAGTTTAGTGCAAGGCCCTCCTGAAGAGAGTTCCTTTCCGGCACAGGATGAGGAAGATAAAAACTCACAGGTCAGTAACCATATTCTATTTAAAAGTATGATCCTATAAATTGATTGTGAGGAATGTTGCTTTTTTTTGCATTGGACTCTAGAGTGCCTTGTACTTTGAAGTAAGTAATGAATGTAAAGAgcatagtctttttttttttttttgtgtgcaatttCACCTTGGTGACAGAAGTTTGTGCTgacttttgttttgctttttttaacatCTAAACACCATTCTGATGAATGATAACATTAACTGTCATTTTCCTTCCAATAATAaaagctacatactgtatatgcacccCACGTACCTTTTTAATAGTAACATTGAAgggaaaaatatctaaaataccTTGCTTTAACAAGAAGACTTAACCGCTTTTCAGCCTCCTCTATTCTAGTGGCAGTTAATGCtttaatataagaaatgtatactGCACCCTTGAGTGTGGTATTGTGTATTTGAGAAAGGCCACAGTTATATATGCACCCTCTAGGTGGCGATCTTGCCCTACATGTGAGACTTGCAAGCACAATCTTCAATTTAATTTTGCCAATtgatatacagtggaacctcaattttacatcccctgatttttagttttcactcattttacattgttcttttgtggtcccacctatatattatgcataatacatttcactgacttccctttacattttcctggtatatacaccatttttttctggtcccctgaaaaatgttaaatatgggggggttctactgtacaaagAAAACTGCATATTTTGTAATGCAGTACATATACAATTCTCTGAAACACAGTCTGAAATCTTGATGTGATATTACATATTTTCCAGGAACTTAGCTGttgtttaaaggagttgttcacctaccacacttttttcagttcagttagtttcagatattttaccagaaataaagaggtTTTCCAATTACTCTCTATATTCTATGAgagactgtttttctaatattgcagtgtaaagtctaatttttcaccttctaaagtagaTCTAGAGGGGGTCACGGTGCTGTTCTATTTATACATTagtagaaacatttcttattgttgtccctgctgagcagaatccctgagtttcattacaggcagttgctagaattgatacaatagttgctaatactccagatatGCTGGTGAGAAATGTttgaactaaatgttgcaaaattgtaaccgttcagaatctgcaccgaatTACTGaggaacattcaaatttaaactttgatttttaaagaACGGCAAAAAATGGGAAGTGATTGAATAAGgtatttatttctggagaacaatgtgaaaacaactcaactgaaaatgtttttggaaggtgaacaacccctttaagtttggtCATATAGGAACAATGCTGATAAACATGTAGCACCTGAAAAATCTAAACATTTGTATTCATGGTATCATCACTGATAAAACAGCTGGAACGTGGCTGAGCCATGTACAAAGCAATCTAATTGACAGACCACTAATTTTGTAGATTTGTGTATATACAACTGACAAATGAAAGAAGTGAAGTTGTCACTCACCCATGCAAAGATTTTAAGATTGACCGTTTCCAAGTTTTGCTgcgggtgaataaatttgcgaaactgccacaAAAAGTTGCCggcaaatcttaaaaaaatatggaCGCACGTCGCAATAGTTGCTCACATCAAAACTATCGCGCGGCAACATTATTCTGACGACCATTGACCTTAGTGCGGGCGTCATAATTGACACACATGTTGAAATTGACGTGGACATCAAAATTGACCTGGAcgtcaaaattatatttttacccGTTTTGCGAATTagagaatttttcagcaaagcaaaacaggacaaattcacccatcactgcagataacagataagcaataACAGATACAATgggttcttcagaacttatcttctgtgtaacctatggctgctcccatggctacactgtagctgatttaaataaactatagtagtgtttatatAGCAGTTTTAGCAGCgtggggcaacagtacattatgctgtcattcctttaagacactttcatttcttggtgttactgtccctttaaaaaattgtgatacaaattacagaaatacatcTTTCTCTGGGAAAATCAATCATtgtgtataatagatcccatgcctgtaccaatAGAAAAGTAATCTGCAGTCATTTAGTAAAGTGATCTGAACACTGGGAAAAGTAGGATCAATATTTGgttattttctgcttttgttttagTTTATACTTCTTCTAAGCATTAATAATTCTCATTCTACAAGCTCAACGCTGTAGTTGccacaaaatatgttggtgctttataaatagatgATGATGGCTTACAAAAGACACACACTGCAAGAAAGAGGATCAAACAGAATGCCGGCTATGTGAAGTCCAGCCGTACCATGCTGTTTTCCGAGCAAACAGGGGCCTTAATAATGTTCTAAGAAATTGCAGCAAAGAAAATCTGTGCCCTAGAAACCGGCagtaaattttaaatttaaagctCCTCACCTGTGCGGAACAGTGGAGGTAGGGAACAAGGACATGAAAAGTGGTACAATACATCCTTTACTCTTCTCTGAGATTTCTGGGGTATGTCCTGCGAGAGAGTGAAACATTTATACTAGGTTTTATGAGAAAGCCGGAAAATGGGTTACCGAAcagaaatttgatttttaaactaCACGATCTATCTCGCCACATGCTGCTTCTCAGAAATCCGGCACTGTTCAGAAGTCTAGTTAGAAGTTCAATGATCTTGTTGAATGCTAGCCAAAAAGCTGCAAAATGCCTCTTACAAAATCTGAAATGTCATTAATCATACAGATTTATAATTTATGCGCCCATACCCTCACGTGCCTAATGTTTGTGGATATGGACGTACGTGCAGAATCCTTGCACAATGCTAAGGGGAATATTTCACAAGGGTTGAGGTCGGAGGTTAGTGTTTAGTAAGACTAatagagtttctctttgatttatGAATGATTTGCCTATACATGTTGTGTTATTTGAGTTTTCATGATTTCTAATCTAATTTTTTGAGATCCATAATGAACTGGAATCAGTCATTTCTTTTACCTATCCAGCTCATCTACCAAGATATTATTGAAATCTGTCATAATTGTTTATCAATTTTGTTGTTTCTTGAAAACTCTAGTTTTTGGAGATGTAACCTGACTGCACGGACTGCTAGGATTTTAGAAAATGATGGCATAAGTAATTTCTCTGATCTAACACAATTGACAATTAgacctttcttaaaggggaactattgcagaaatacaaaatgtaatactctattagcttcagcatacggaaataagttaattaaaaattctgtaccatttctgaaataaacaagttaCTCTTTACTATCCCCTGCTCAGCATCTGTATGTCTTCATTCTCTCCTCATACAAAAGTCTGATTTTCATTGTGAGACAGGTCTAAT
Above is a genomic segment from Xenopus laevis strain J_2021 chromosome 3L, Xenopus_laevis_v10.1, whole genome shotgun sequence containing:
- the LOC108710980 gene encoding BRCA1-A complex subunit RAP80 isoform X3, translating into MHGFFGQLARDDKKPALLIQNKPSFIVLTRKRTHRADATYSRLVFFRLLLEKLKLVKMPPRKRRKSHFDESETPTLPNEEERPGNSSMGHRGQNRTEKKQAIRDHFIVISDSEGEEENTYRLEKNIAHPDRRRTSVKRKIAQMTEEEQLALAVRMSEQEANHVNYSQEEEEELLRKAIEESLHSCTVSEPCKATTQQNTDPLHSSKETLAAEDHSEKQPLFQNVTLSEPSNNITVQQVSKEALTMKEPVKSQELAEEQPFSQASALSEFTKGVTAQQVDEEAHSIQKTVFTGDVVEEGLLTQIFTVSETPLSSGQQTSNEAFNSPFVTKEVAEEESLSQYSAISSQSRPKCPVVRLMRLSQDIVESSSVILSPKCRDPFSEMESGTASSCPSNSSEFVSLFSNKALALSPVFPKRSPCRLGLTPRRLFQGENLTSDPMVQEIDDQCSHSSESAELDSTMLPYSLQAETFKDKTATNFVRLEEKNTLFNGDTTGMQTGDSSRGLDSKGQTGSTVHYYWGVPFCPKGEDPNLYTQVILCQLEVYEKSLKKAQSKLLQKMNFGEPVHLSAPPLRRSERGKSDSQDSLNQESEDLKDDDTPRPVDNEEEDSEKQLNQCVSSRQPSESLVQGPPEESSFPAQDEEDKNSQTLLSDTVPGAGTDLEPVSCENLVTPTSNINSNNDVVQTEDGEEEEELTVCPETQPSPERARTVVAEAADLTEGYSLSQSSVPPSEENIPMESERPQDVECPLCGQQFTPSQIELHAAYCDGTNKSDEQETIVLRRAPRLPRKNLTDPDDLPSVESGK
- the LOC108710980 gene encoding BRCA1-A complex subunit RAP80 isoform X2 gives rise to the protein MPPRKRRKSHFDESETPTLPNEEERPGNSSMGHRGQNRTEKKQAIRDHFIVISDSEGEEENTYRLEKNIAHPDRRRTSVKRKIAQMTEEEQLALAVRMSEQEANHVNYSQEEEEELLRKAIEESLHSCTVSEPCKATTQQNTDPLHSSKETLAAEDHSEKQPLFQNVTLSEPSNNITVQQVSKEALTMKEPVKSQELAEEQPFSQASALSEFTKGVTAQQVDEEAHSIQKTVFTGDVVEEGLLTQIFTVSETPLSSGQQTSNEAFNSPFVTKEVAEEESLSQYSAISSQSRPKCPVVRLMRLSQDIVESSSVILSPKCRDPFSEMESGTASSCPSNSSEFVSLFSNKALALSPVFPKRSPCRLGLTPRRLFQGENLTSDPMVQEIDDQCSHSSESAELDSTMLPYSLQAETFKDKTATNFVRLEEKNTLFNGDTTGMQTGDSSRGLDSKGQTGSTVHYYWGVPFCPKGEDPNLYTQVILCQLEVYEKSLKKAQSKLLQKMNFGEPVHLSAPPLRRSERGKSDSQDSLNQESEDLKDDDTPRPVDNEEEDSEKQLNQCVSSRQPSESLVQGPPEESSFPAQDEEDKNSQTLLSDTVPGAGTDLEPVSCENLVTPTSNINSNNDVVQTEDGEEEEELTVCPETQPSPERARTVVAEAADLTEGYSLSQSSVPPSEENIPMESERPQDVECPLCGQQFTPSQIELHAAYCDGTNKSDEQETIVLRRAPRLPRKNLTDPDDLPSVESGKHETCYICKTLVSLKDYQNHVDNCLQTAARETQRNRTLRSTKETSGQDGRLLSMLEQTESVSTESHSNAQEFGRNSFSPPRDDESAVMSSFSESPIKSFISISEAKDCLVDFKKQFSHKPSRRGTRQISRGRRRRL